The following proteins are co-located in the Streptomyces sp. DT2A-34 genome:
- a CDS encoding DUF5994 family protein: protein MTATIEPTIVKERLPSASARLSLAPAGSVPGLLDGAWWPRSRDLLREIPTLTNALDACWGRITHVTVNPAHWPVIPRKLPGTGHTVHSGHTVHVGWFADEQDPNKVILLSSTVGRLDLLVIPPETEPAAAARLMAAATVPGGIRTASGLMADEAIGHDAAEARSREEEWGTDGGASRFGGRSRDRES, encoded by the coding sequence ATGACCGCGACCATCGAACCTACGATCGTCAAAGAGCGCCTGCCTTCGGCGTCGGCCAGGCTGTCCCTGGCCCCGGCCGGCTCGGTTCCAGGTCTCCTGGACGGTGCCTGGTGGCCCCGCTCCCGTGATCTCCTCCGGGAGATCCCCACTCTGACGAACGCGCTGGACGCGTGCTGGGGCCGGATCACCCACGTCACCGTGAACCCGGCCCACTGGCCCGTCATCCCGCGCAAGCTCCCCGGCACAGGGCACACGGTGCATTCAGGGCACACGGTGCATGTCGGCTGGTTCGCCGACGAGCAGGACCCGAACAAAGTGATCCTCCTCTCCAGCACGGTGGGCCGCCTGGACCTGCTGGTGATCCCTCCGGAGACGGAGCCGGCCGCCGCCGCCCGGCTGATGGCAGCAGCAACCGTCCCAGGAGGTATCCGCACCGCCAGCGGTCTGATGGCCGACGAGGCCATCGGCCACGACGCGGCGGAGGCTCGGAGCCGGGAAGAGGAATGGGGGACCGACGGCGGAGCCAGTCGCTTCGGCGGCCGGAGCCGCGATCGGGAATCTTGA